A single region of the Salicibibacter cibi genome encodes:
- a CDS encoding tetratricopeptide repeat protein: protein MNAYQKGMDAMQAGNYEEAITHFRQALESAPDNPLLYTNMGSLLARAGEYKQALACYQRAIQLDDKQAGAYYGAGNISYNVENYQEALQFYRQAEAVGMDDQSLHMMIGMCEYQLDNLPFAMARLQRAVELDPDDEDARFYFGLTLAKSELIAEAIEAFQTVIGKNEGHADAHYNLGIAYFSKAENKKALDYFNKTLELQPDHYLAAHGKKQVKKATEN from the coding sequence GTGAACGCATACCAAAAAGGGATGGACGCAATGCAAGCCGGAAACTACGAAGAAGCGATCACTCATTTCCGGCAAGCGCTTGAAAGCGCCCCTGACAATCCTTTGCTTTATACAAACATGGGCAGTTTGCTTGCGCGTGCAGGGGAATATAAACAGGCACTTGCCTGTTATCAGCGCGCGATCCAGTTGGATGACAAGCAGGCAGGCGCATACTACGGGGCAGGAAATATCTCCTATAACGTCGAAAATTATCAGGAAGCACTACAGTTTTATAGGCAAGCTGAGGCGGTGGGCATGGATGACCAGAGTCTGCACATGATGATCGGAATGTGCGAATACCAGTTAGACAACCTTCCGTTTGCGATGGCTCGCTTGCAACGGGCGGTGGAATTGGACCCCGACGATGAAGATGCACGCTTTTATTTTGGGTTGACGCTTGCAAAATCAGAGCTCATAGCCGAAGCCATCGAAGCTTTTCAGACGGTTATCGGCAAAAATGAAGGCCACGCCGACGCCCATTATAATTTGGGGATTGCCTATTTTTCCAAAGCGGAAAATAAGAAGGCGCTTGATTATTTCAACAAGACATTAGAGTTGCAACCGGATCATTATTTGGCTGCACACGGGAAAAAGCAAGTGAAAAAAGCGACGGAGAATTAA
- the recD2 gene encoding SF1B family DNA helicase RecD2, with protein sequence MNEEWKSSMDKITGTVSHVIFRNEKNGYTVLNIRVDDATPAVDASSISVVGHFPYPPEEDLLTFYGQFREHERYGQQFNMELYEPYIPEGKPAVIQYLSSDRFPGIGKKTASRIVAELGESAIDKILHQPSLLYDIPDIKRQQADVLTERLMEEQEIAGVMSRLITYGFGTELATKIIQAYKGETLEVVEKDPYQLVQDIEGIGFQKADALGVQLGIAPTEKKRLRAGLLFSLWQMSQSIGHVYLPVDVWIEEALKVLNYRNLEVDATMLQKEIVELDEEGTVAVPDERAYLLSLFFAEKGLATNVNRLLDTEVQETFAEDLYLKMLGELENDFKITYADRQKEAVELALKSPLMILTGGPGTGKTTVIRAIVEMFKRLRGWNQRKEKKLPVLLAAPTGRAAKRMAETTGLKAFTIHKWLGWRGEEEEFLEHDEENPLEGELLIIDEASMIDLWLANQLFKAIPAGMQVIIVGDEDQLPSVGPGQVLGDLLRSEKIPSISLSSVYRQAEGSSIIDLAHDLKEGQLSADFKETKPDRSFIACQGTSMPDVILQICQKAMEKGYSAREIQVLAPMYKGTAGIHLLNEKLQALFNPPKQGKRSMTYGDVVFRSGDIVLQLVNNPEDNVFNGDRGEIIALLKEKETEDGKEKLVVTFDGIEVYYEKQDLKQITLAYCSSIHKAQGSEFPIVIVPLSMSYRRMLKRNLLYTAITRARDSLIMVGEQRAFALAVEKNDQYSRYSHLYHRIQEASTNHENVKEGQY encoded by the coding sequence ATGAACGAGGAATGGAAGTCATCGATGGATAAAATCACCGGAACGGTAAGCCATGTTATTTTTCGGAATGAAAAAAATGGCTATACGGTTTTAAACATCCGTGTCGATGACGCAACTCCTGCTGTTGACGCCTCCTCCATTTCTGTTGTCGGCCATTTTCCTTACCCCCCCGAAGAAGATCTATTGACGTTTTACGGGCAATTTCGCGAACATGAACGTTATGGTCAACAGTTCAACATGGAACTATACGAACCTTATATCCCCGAAGGAAAACCGGCGGTAATCCAGTATTTATCCAGCGATCGCTTCCCCGGCATAGGAAAGAAAACCGCCTCCCGTATCGTTGCTGAATTAGGCGAATCGGCGATTGATAAAATCCTCCACCAGCCTAGCCTTTTGTATGACATTCCCGATATTAAGCGTCAACAAGCGGATGTGCTCACCGAGCGGTTAATGGAAGAACAAGAGATCGCCGGTGTGATGAGCCGCTTGATTACATATGGGTTCGGTACGGAATTGGCCACAAAAATTATTCAGGCGTATAAAGGGGAGACGCTAGAGGTAGTTGAAAAAGACCCTTATCAACTCGTTCAGGATATTGAAGGCATCGGTTTTCAAAAGGCCGATGCACTTGGCGTTCAATTAGGCATTGCACCGACGGAAAAGAAGCGGCTTAGGGCAGGGTTGCTATTTTCTTTGTGGCAAATGTCCCAAAGCATCGGACACGTCTATTTGCCGGTAGACGTATGGATTGAAGAGGCGTTGAAAGTGCTGAATTATCGAAACCTTGAAGTGGATGCCACAATGTTGCAAAAAGAAATTGTTGAACTTGACGAGGAAGGTACGGTTGCTGTTCCGGACGAACGAGCTTATTTATTATCGCTCTTTTTTGCGGAGAAGGGGCTGGCAACGAACGTGAATCGTTTGTTGGACACGGAAGTTCAGGAAACGTTTGCTGAAGACCTGTATTTGAAAATGTTGGGTGAGTTGGAAAATGATTTCAAGATCACATACGCCGATCGTCAAAAAGAAGCGGTAGAGCTCGCCCTCAAGTCTCCGCTCATGATTTTAACCGGTGGACCAGGAACGGGGAAAACAACGGTTATTCGCGCAATTGTGGAGATGTTCAAACGCTTGCGCGGTTGGAACCAACGAAAAGAAAAAAAGCTTCCGGTTCTGCTTGCCGCGCCTACGGGAAGAGCTGCGAAACGAATGGCAGAGACAACCGGACTGAAAGCGTTTACTATTCACAAATGGCTTGGTTGGCGCGGCGAAGAAGAGGAATTTCTTGAACACGATGAAGAAAATCCGCTCGAAGGGGAGCTGTTGATCATCGATGAAGCGTCCATGATTGACCTATGGCTCGCGAATCAACTATTTAAGGCGATACCGGCCGGGATGCAAGTGATTATCGTCGGCGACGAAGATCAATTGCCATCCGTAGGACCGGGGCAAGTGCTCGGGGATTTGCTTAGATCGGAAAAAATTCCGTCGATATCGTTGTCGTCGGTTTACCGCCAGGCCGAAGGTTCCTCGATCATCGATTTGGCCCACGATTTAAAAGAGGGTCAGTTATCCGCTGATTTTAAAGAAACGAAACCGGATCGATCGTTCATTGCATGCCAAGGAACGAGCATGCCTGACGTTATTCTTCAAATATGCCAAAAAGCGATGGAAAAAGGCTATTCTGCGCGTGAAATTCAAGTGCTCGCCCCGATGTATAAAGGGACGGCGGGCATTCATTTGCTGAATGAAAAACTGCAAGCCCTATTTAATCCGCCGAAACAAGGGAAGCGGTCTATGACGTATGGCGATGTCGTCTTTCGCAGTGGCGATATCGTCCTGCAACTCGTCAATAATCCCGAGGACAATGTTTTTAACGGAGACCGCGGCGAAATCATCGCTCTTTTAAAAGAAAAAGAAACCGAAGATGGAAAAGAAAAACTCGTCGTTACGTTTGACGGCATTGAGGTGTACTATGAAAAACAGGACTTAAAACAAATCACACTTGCGTATTGTTCCTCGATTCATAAAGCCCAAGGAAGCGAATTCCCGATTGTTATCGTTCCCTTATCCATGTCCTACCGACGGATGTTAAAAAGGAATTTGCTTTATACAGCGATCACGAGGGCGCGTGATTCATTAATCATGGTCGGCGAACAGCGGGCATTTGCATTGGCTGTGGAGAAAAATGACCAATACAGCCGCTATTCCCATTTGTACCATCGTATACAGGAAGCAAGTACCAATCATGAAAACGTCAAGGAAGGACAATACTAA